The following is a genomic window from Geminicoccus roseus DSM 18922.
AAACGCCGGCCTGTCGAGGTGGCAGCACGGCGACGCGGCGACAGATGCGCCCGCGCGTGCCGGGTGCTAGGCACATGCGGCTGCGGCTGCACGAAGACGGCTGCGGCCGATCCGATCAGGGAGCGCAGTCATGCCGAAGGCCTATGCCAGCACTGTCATCGACCTGCCCGCCGAGCGGGTATGGGCGATCATCCGCGACTTCAACGCCCTGCCGAGCTGGGCCGGGCACATGGTCGCCCGCTCCGAAATCGAGGACGGCCTGGCCGCCGACCAGGTGGGCTGCGTGCGCAGCTTCCACACCCATGACGGCGCCCATATCCGCGAACGGCTGCTGGCGCTCTCCGACCTGGAGCGAAGCTATGTCTACAATTTCGAGAAGACGCCGTTCGACGTGCAGAACTACCAGGCGACCCTGCGCGTCACGCCCGTGACCGACAGCGACCGCTGCCTGGTCGAGTGGTGGACCACCTTCGACTGCTCGCCCGCCGACGCCGCCTCCTGGATCCGCACGTTCGCCGACGACGTGTTCGGCGGCGGCCTCGTCAACCTCAAGAAGCATCTCGGGTCCGCCTGAACCCTCTTCATGGCGGCCACTGGGCAGGTGGCCGCTCCAGGCCGGGTATCTCGGGGAACAGACGGCGCGGGCCCGGCGAAGAGGGCGGCAGACGGCCGTCCTTGGCCGGGCCGGACCGGCTGGTCTGCTCGACATGGATGCTGTTGTCCGACGCATCGAGCGAGAGGCCGGGGGGCAGGTCGTACCACAAACCGCCGTCACGCCAGTCGGGCCGGTCGCAGGCGCCGCGCAGCAGGCTGCAGTCCCAGCGCCAGCCATCCGGCGTGCCGGTGACCAGGCCGCCGCGGGCAAATCCGCACTGGCAGGCCCGCCCGGCCATGCACGCCAGCGCCCCGGCGATCTCGGGCGCGCAACGCACCGGCTCCGCGGCCCGTGCCGGCCGCGCCGGGCCCAGAAGCAGAATGGCCAGGAAGATTGCGAGGATGACCGGCATGACTGGGCCCGATGGCAAGGGTCGCAGGCCGGATCATGCCATCGAGAAATGAAGAAGAGCTTTACGCGGCGTCGCTCAGCGGCTCGGCATGATGCCCGGTCAGGCGCACGAACAGGTCCTCCAGGTCGGCCTCCTGGGTGGTCAGGTCGACGATCGTGACGCCGGCGGCGCGCACCCGGTCCAGGAGGCCCTCGATCTGCATGGTCGAGCGCCGGTAGCGCAGGACCAGCCGCCCCTCGCCGTCGATCTCGGCGCCGCCGTCGTCCAGGGCCGCCGGCACTTGGGTGAACGGCTGCGGTCCCCGCACGATCAGGCTCTTCTCGTCCAGGCGGTGGAGCAGCGCGGTCGTGGTATCGCAGGCGACCAGGCGGCCCTGGTCGACGATGGCGATCCGGTCGCACAGTTCCTGGGCTTCCTCCAGGTAGTGGGTGGTCAGGACGATGGTGACCCCCTGTTCGTTCAGGTCGCGCATGTAGCGCCAGAGCGAGCGGCGCAGCTCGACATCGACCCCGGCGGTCGGCTCGTCCAGCACCACGACCGGCGGGCGGTGCACCAGCGCCTTGGCGACCAGCAGCCGCCGGCGCATGCCGCCGGACAGGGTGCGGGCATAGGCATCGGCCTTGTCGGCCAGCCCGACCGCCTCCAGGAGCTCGTCGGTGATCCGGTCCTTGGCCGGGACACCGTACAGGCCGGCCTGCAGGTCGAGCGCTTCACGGGGCGTGAAGAACGCGTCCAGATTCAGCTCCTGCGGCACGATCCCGATGGCGCGCCGGGCCAGGCGCGGCCGCCGGTCCAGGTCGATCCCGAAGATCTCGACCTGCCCCTCGGTCTTGTTCACCAGGCCGGCCAGGATGTTGATCATGGTCGACTTGCCGGCGCCGTTCGGCCCGAGCAGGGCGAAGAACGAGCCGCGCGGCACGGTCAGGTCGACCTGATGCAGCGCCCGCTTGTCCGGCCGCTTGCCGCCGCCCCGGTAGATCTTGCCCAACCCCTTGATCGAGAGCGCGTGGTCGGGCGGTGCGATCGCCATCTGCAGTTGTCTCCGTCGTCTGGCACCGTCTATATCGCGCGCTGCCGGCCGTCGTGGCAAATTCCCGGTGCGTGGCCGAGCAGTTCGTGGCCGGGCGGCGCCGGCAGGGGCCGGCGCCGGAGCGAGCGGCAGATGAGGAGAATGGTCGGGTGACGGACCTGTTTTTGTATGTCGATGGCCGCGAGGTCGTGATCACCGACAGGCTCTATGTCCGCTGCGACGGTGGCGAAGGGTCGCTCGGCCATCCGGTGGAATACATGACGCTCGAGAAGGGTGGCGAGACCACCTGCAAGTATTGCGGCCGCCGCTATGTCCATACCAGCGCCTCCGCCGCCCGGGCGCTGCAGCCCGAGCCGCCGGTAGCGCCGGCCGCTTGACAGGCCTGCCCGGACGTGCGGCGCAGGCGACCTGCAGCATAATGGTCACTAAGCTGATGCAACGTCGGCACAATGCCGGGCGGCCCGCTTGACGGCGATCCTGGCGAGGGCCTTGCTCCGGGCGCATATGCCGGTGGTCGCCACCGCTCGCTGGAGCGGCGATCCGACGTTCCGGTGCTGGCTCCTCGAACGCGGGATCCGTACGTCGTGATGGACCGACGCGTCAGTTTTTCGCCGGACGGCACTGAGCTTGCGTCGGGCAAGCGCCCGCCGGGCCGCCGCTCCGGCCTGGCCCAGCGTGCCGCCCGCAGCCTCGCCGCGGCGCTGCGCAAGGAACGTCCGGCGATCGTTCTCGATGCCGAGGGGCGGGCGCCGCATCTCCACGACCTCCTGATCCCGACCGCGCGCCTGCCGGACGACCAGCGCGACATCCTTCCCGACCGCCCCCGCACCCCGGTCGACGATTCCCTGGCGCTGACCGCCAACTGCTTCCTGCCCTGGATCCGCAATCCGGCCGGGCTGGAGCTCGGCCAGCTCGGCGGGTTCCAGGGTCTGCGCTTCGCGGCGCGCTGCCCGACCGGCATCCGCGGAACCCCGCCGCAGACCGACCTCCTGCTGATCGGACCCAACCGCGTGACCGGCCTGGTCACCCGGGTGACCGAGCACCTGACGGCGCCCAAGACCAAGATCGCGGAGGGCTACGACCAGCCAATGCCGGAGCCGCATCTGGCGGCCTGGCATGAGCTGCTGCTCGAACTGCGCCAGACCCCGCAGATCTTCCGGCTTCTGGACGCGGTCGCCCTGGCCAAGCACGCCATCGGGCTGTCCCGCACCTTCCCGGGCCAGGCGACCGTGCTGGTGTACCTGTTCTGGGAGCCGTCCGACGCCCGCGCCCATCCGGTGTTCGCCGCCCATCGCGCCGAGGTCGAGCTGCTGCGCCGGCGGGTCGAGGCGTCGGGCGTGCCGATGCTGCCGATGAGCCTGCGCGACCTGTGGGACCGGTGGCGCTCCGATCAGGCCGGTCCGGCGCTCCGCGACCACGTGACCGCGCTGGAAGCACGCTACAACGTTGCCATAGGCGAGTGACTGACGGCACCATCTCCTGATGATGTCGAACGATGGGCGATGGACGCCATGATGCCCGACAGCAAGGCGTTGTTCTTCGATCGCCAGGAAGTCCGCTCCGCGGTGGAGCGCGAGGCGGCGATCTTCCATGCACTGCCGGGCCTGCTGCGCCATGCACTGGACAACGCGCCGGGCATGGCCGCGCATCTGGAGGGAGTCGAGCCGGACCAGGTTACCTCGCGCAGTGCCCTGAGCGCCTTGCCGGCGCTGGACCTGGACGCATTGCTCGTTCTTCAGGCGGCCGAACCGCCGTTCGGCGGGCTGGTGGCGACGCCCATCGGCCGGCTCGCCCGGGTCCTGGCCGGCAGCCGCGGCCAGCTCGTGCCCGAGGGGGCACGGGTCGACTACTGGCGGTTCGCCCGCGCCTTCTTCGCCGCCGGCGTCCGGCGGGCCGACCTGGTCTGGAACGCGCTGCCGCATCACCTGGGCGCCCTGGCCGCCATGGCTGAGACGGGGGCGCGCGCGCTGAGCTGCACGGTCGTCCCGGCAGGCCCGGGGATCGATCCCCCCCGGATGGACGCGATCCGGCAGATGCGGCCGAGCGTGTTCGTCGGGGATGTCCCGACGCTGGAGGCTCTCCTGGACGAGCTCGGCCAGGCCCAGCCCTTCCGATGCGCCCTGCTGGTCGGCGACGTTCCCGACCCGGCCTTCCTGGTCGCCGCCTCGGCGATCCATGCCGTGGAGACCTTCTACGTCTACGCCACGGAGGAGATCGGCCTGATCGCCTACGAGACCAATGCCCATGAAGGCCTGGTCGTGGACGAATCGGTGATCGTGGAGCTGATCGCGCCCGGGGGCGACGCGCCGGTCGCCGACGGCGACGAGGGACGGATCGTCGTCACCGCCTTCAACCCGGACTTCCCGCTGGTCCGGCTGCATACCGGCGACCGGGCGCGGGCGATCCTCGGGGAGAGCCCCTGCGGCCGCACCAACCTGCGGATCACGCCGCCCAGTGGCGCCGCCACGGCCGGGGGCAAGGGCTGAACGCGCCGGCGCTGATCGCCCGGGACCTCGTCTCCGCCCGGGCCGGACGGCCGGTGCACGCCCCGGTCGCCTTCGAGCTGGAACCGGGCGACGCGCTCCTGCTGCGCGGGGCCAATGGATCGGGCAAGTCGACCCTGCTGCGCACGCTTGCCGGCTTCCTGCGCCCGGCCGCCGGCACGGCCAGCTGGGCCGGCCAGCCGATCGCCGGACCCGAATGGCAGGCGGCGATCCACTGGGTCGGCCATGCCAACGCCCAGAAGGCCAACCTGACGGTGCGGGAGAACCTGCGGCAGGCGGCCCTGCTGGGGGGTGCTGCCGCCGATCCGGCCCAGGCGGCGTCGGCCTTCGGCCTGGCGCCGCTCCTGGACGTCGTGGTCGGCCGCCTGTCGCAGGGCCAGCGCCGCAGGGCGGCCCTGGCACGGCTGCTGACCGAAGCCCGCCCGGTCTGGCTCCTGGACGAGCCGGGGGTCGGCCTGGATGCCGCCAACGCCCGGCAGCTCGCCCGGCTGATCGGCCGGCATCGCGCCGATGGCGGCATGGTGGTGGTGGCCACCCATGGCGACGTGGTGGTCGAGGACCCGCTGGTGCTGGATCTGTGAGCGCCACGCTGCGCGCGGTGCTGGCGCTGGCCGGCCGCGACCTGACCAGCGCCCTGCGCCGCCCGGGCGACGCGCTGCTGCCGGTTTTGTTCCTGCTGACCGGAACCGCCCTGTTCCCCCTGGGCGTGGGACCGGGTGCGGAGACGCTGGCACGGATCGGCAACGGGGTGATCTGGGTGCTGGCCTTGTTCGCCGTCACCATCGGCACCGACCGGCTGTGGGCCGCCGACCTGGAGGACGGCAGCCTGGAGACGCTGGCCCTGGGCATCCTGCCCCTGGAGGTCGTGGCGCTGGTGCGCAGCGTCGTGCACTGGCTGGTGACGGGGTTGCCGCTGGTCCTGGTCTCGCCCTTCCTGGCCCTTTTGATGCAGCAGGAGCCGGCGGCGATGCTGGTCCTGCCGGCAGCCCTGCTTTTGGGCACCCCGGTGCTGGTGATGATCGGGGGGATCGGCGCGGCGCTGCTGGTCGGCAGCCGCCGCAGCCAGGCGCTCACCGCGCTGCTGGTGCTGCCCCTGCAGATCCCGATCCTGATCTTCGGCGTCGGCGCGGTCGAGACGGTGGTGGGCGGGATCGGCGGCACCGTGCCGTTCCTGATCCTGGGCGCCCTCCTGCTGGCGAGCTTGGCGCTAGCACCGTTCGCCATCGCCGCCGCCCTGCGGCTGGCCCTGGAGTGATGAGCGGGGCGGCCGGCGAGATCGGCCTCGCCGCAGGGGGTCGTCCGCTCTAGATTGCGATCAGCAGCCACCACGAGCCACCTGCCCGTGCACGCCTACGCCAATCCCTTGCGCTTCCAGAAGATCGCCGACGTGGTCCGGCCGTGGACCACGGTCCTCGCCCTGGCCCTGTTTCCGGTCGGGCTGGTCTGGGCGCTGGCGATCGCGCCTGCGGACTACCAGCAGTCCGACGCCTACCGGATCATCTACGTCCATGTCCCGTCGGCGTGGATGAGCATGTTCACCTATCTGATCGTGGCGGTGGGCAGCGCGGTCGCCTTGATCTGGCGCCATCCGCTGGCGGAGATCGCCGCCCGGGCCGCTGCCCCGATCGGCGCCTGCTTCACCGCGATCGCCTTGGTCACCGGCTCGATCTGGGGCCAGCCGATGTGGGGGACCTGGTGGGTCTGGGACGCCCGGCTGACCTCGGTGCTGATCCTGTTCTTCCTCTATCTCGGCTACATTGCGCTCTACGACGCCTTCGAGGACCCGACCCGCGGCGCCCGCGCCGCCTCGATCCTGGCCCTGGTGGGGGTGGTCAACATCCCGATCGTGAAGTTCTCGGTCGACTGGTGGAACACCCTGCACCAGCCCTCCACCGTGCTGCGCATGGACGGGCCGGCCATGGCGCCCTCGATGCTGTGGCCGCTCCTGTTCATGGCCGTCGTGTTCAAGCTGTACCTGGTCAGCGTGCTGCTGATCCGGATGCGCGCCGAGACCGCCGAACGCCGGATCATCGCGATGCGCCGGGCCGAATCGGCTTGACGCGATTGCGCCGCAGCACGACACCCGGCCACATGGGATCCGTTCCAGGGTCCGTGCTAAGCTTTCCAAAACGCGGCGCCCGTATTATCCGCCTGCCGGCATACGGACGCCAGACCGACCTGCCGCCACGAGGAGACCGTTGAAGTGCGAGTTACCGGCCACGACACGTTGAAGGTCCGTCGCTCGCTCGAGGTCGGCGAGCTCTCCTACGACTATTTCAGCATCCCCGAGGCCGCGAAGGAGCTGGGCGACCTGTCCCGCCTGCCGTTCTCGATGAAGGTGCTGCTGGAGAACCTGCTCCGCTTCGAGGACGACCGCACCGTCAAGGTCGCCGACCTGAAGGCGGTGGCGGAATGGCTGAAGGCGCGCTCCTCCAAGCACGAGATCGCGTATCGCCCGGCGCGCGTGCTGATGCAGGACTTCACCGGCGTCCCGGCCGTGGTGGACCTTGCCGCGATGCGCGACGCGATGGTCGCCCTGGGCGGCGACCCGGCCAAGATCAACCCGCTGGTCCCGGTCGACCTGGTGATCGACCATTCGGTCCAGGTCGACGCGTTCGGCACTCCGCGCTCCTTCGAGGAGAACATGGAGCGGGAGTACGAGCGCAACGGCGAGCGCTACCAGTTCCTGCGCTGGGGTGCGGAAGGTTTCGACAATTTCCGCGTGGTCCCGCCCGGCACCGGCATCTGCCACCAGGTCAACCTGGAGCACCTGGCCCAGGTGGTCTGGACCGCGAAGGACGGCAACAAGCAGGTCGCCTATCCCGA
Proteins encoded in this region:
- a CDS encoding ABC transporter ATP-binding protein — translated: MAIAPPDHALSIKGLGKIYRGGGKRPDKRALHQVDLTVPRGSFFALLGPNGAGKSTMINILAGLVNKTEGQVEIFGIDLDRRPRLARRAIGIVPQELNLDAFFTPREALDLQAGLYGVPAKDRITDELLEAVGLADKADAYARTLSGGMRRRLLVAKALVHRPPVVVLDEPTAGVDVELRRSLWRYMRDLNEQGVTIVLTTHYLEEAQELCDRIAIVDQGRLVACDTTTALLHRLDEKSLIVRGPQPFTQVPAALDDGGAEIDGEGRLVLRYRRSTMQIEGLLDRVRAAGVTIVDLTTQEADLEDLFVRLTGHHAEPLSDAA
- the ccmA gene encoding heme ABC exporter ATP-binding protein CcmA, with translation MARDLVSARAGRPVHAPVAFELEPGDALLLRGANGSGKSTLLRTLAGFLRPAAGTASWAGQPIAGPEWQAAIHWVGHANAQKANLTVRENLRQAALLGGAAADPAQAASAFGLAPLLDVVVGRLSQGQRRRAALARLLTEARPVWLLDEPGVGLDAANARQLARLIGRHRADGGMVVVATHGDVVVEDPLVLDL
- the ccmB gene encoding heme exporter protein CcmB, producing MSATLRAVLALAGRDLTSALRRPGDALLPVLFLLTGTALFPLGVGPGAETLARIGNGVIWVLALFAVTIGTDRLWAADLEDGSLETLALGILPLEVVALVRSVVHWLVTGLPLVLVSPFLALLMQQEPAAMLVLPAALLLGTPVLVMIGGIGAALLVGSRRSQALTALLVLPLQIPILIFGVGAVETVVGGIGGTVPFLILGALLLASLALAPFAIAAALRLALE
- a CDS encoding phenylacetate--CoA ligase family protein, coding for MDAMMPDSKALFFDRQEVRSAVEREAAIFHALPGLLRHALDNAPGMAAHLEGVEPDQVTSRSALSALPALDLDALLVLQAAEPPFGGLVATPIGRLARVLAGSRGQLVPEGARVDYWRFARAFFAAGVRRADLVWNALPHHLGALAAMAETGARALSCTVVPAGPGIDPPRMDAIRQMRPSVFVGDVPTLEALLDELGQAQPFRCALLVGDVPDPAFLVAASAIHAVETFYVYATEEIGLIAYETNAHEGLVVDESVIVELIAPGGDAPVADGDEGRIVVTAFNPDFPLVRLHTGDRARAILGESPCGRTNLRITPPSGAATAGGKG
- a CDS encoding heme ABC transporter permease, with translation MHAYANPLRFQKIADVVRPWTTVLALALFPVGLVWALAIAPADYQQSDAYRIIYVHVPSAWMSMFTYLIVAVGSAVALIWRHPLAEIAARAAAPIGACFTAIALVTGSIWGQPMWGTWWVWDARLTSVLILFFLYLGYIALYDAFEDPTRGARAASILALVGVVNIPIVKFSVDWWNTLHQPSTVLRMDGPAMAPSMLWPLLFMAVVFKLYLVSVLLIRMRAETAERRIIAMRRAESA
- a CDS encoding SRPBCC family protein, whose protein sequence is MPKAYASTVIDLPAERVWAIIRDFNALPSWAGHMVARSEIEDGLAADQVGCVRSFHTHDGAHIRERLLALSDLERSYVYNFEKTPFDVQNYQATLRVTPVTDSDRCLVEWWTTFDCSPADAASWIRTFADDVFGGGLVNLKKHLGSA
- a CDS encoding zinc-finger domain-containing protein; the encoded protein is MTDLFLYVDGREVVITDRLYVRCDGGEGSLGHPVEYMTLEKGGETTCKYCGRRYVHTSASAARALQPEPPVAPAA